In the genome of Monodelphis domestica isolate mMonDom1 chromosome 2, mMonDom1.pri, whole genome shotgun sequence, one region contains:
- the STAC2 gene encoding SH3 and cysteine-rich domain-containing protein 2 isoform X2 — MRSWRRSSELQRFKRSLSLKTILRSKSVENFFLRSGTELKCPTEVLLTPPTPLPPPSPPPVSTDPGLPNSARSPCPVQRPLAPLKPLRTHSFQEHVFKRASPCELCHQVIVGNSKQGLRCKTCKASVHLWCSEEISHQQCPGKTSTSFRRNFSSPLLVHEPPSACTRESPPAGASGKVDPIYETLRYGTSLALMNRSSFSSTSESPTRSLSERDELAEDGEGSIRSSEEGASDSVFTPPTENEVTGPEEKSPGQQQASKGTIRKDVGPMYSYVALYKFLPQEHNDLALQPGDRIMLVDDSNEDWWKGKIGDRVGFFPANFVQRVRPGESVWRCCQPFSGNKEQGYMSLKESQICVGVGRSKDADGFIRVSSGKKRGLVPADALTEI, encoded by the exons CTTCAACGTTTCAAGCGTTCCCTATCCCTCAAGACCATCCTTCGAAGCAAGAGTGTGGAGAATTTTTTCCTTCGCTCAGGCACTGAGCTCAAGTGCCCAACGGAAGTGCTGCTGACCCCCCCAACCCCATTGCCACCTCCCTCACCCCCACCTGTATCCACTGATCCAGGCCTTCCCAACTCTGCCCGATCCCCTTGTCCAGTCCAGCGTCCTTTGGCACCTCTCAAGCCCCTGAGGACCCACAGCTTCCAAGAGCATGTCTTCAAACGTGCCAGCCCCTGTGAACTCTGCCACCAGGTTATCGTGG GCAACTCCAAGCAGGGCTTACGATGTAAGACGTGCAAAGCCAGCGTCCACCTCTGGTGCTCTGAGGAAATCTCCCACCAGCAGTGCCCAGGCAAAACG TCCACCTCTTTCCGTAGGAACTTCAGCTCCCCTCTCCTGGTGCATGAGCCACCCTCAGCCTGTACCCGAGAGTCTCCCCCAGCGG GTGCCAGTGGGAAAGTGGATCCCATTTATGAGACCCTGCGCTATGGTACCTCCTTGGCATTAATGAACCGCTCAAGCTTCAGCAGCACTTCAGAGTCTCCCACCCGAAGCCTG AGTGAGCGGGATGAATTGGCAGAGGATGGGGAGGGTAGCATCCGTAGCTCAGAGGAGGGTGCCAGTGACAGTG TCTTTACTCCACCAACTGAGAATGAAGTGACAGGACCTGAGGAGAAAAGTCCTGGACAACAGCAG GCTTCCAAGGGCACCATTCGGAAGGACGTGGGCCCCATGTATTCCTATGTCGCCCTCTACAAGTTTTTGCCCCAAGAGCATAATGACCTGGCTCTGCA GCCTGGAGATCGGATCATGCTTGTGGACGATTCTAACGAGGACTGGTGGAAG GGCAAGATCGGCGACCGTGTCGGCTTCTTCCCAGCCAATTTTGTGCAGCGGGTGAGGCCAGGAGAAAGTGTATGGCGGTGCTGCCAGCCATTTTCTGGGAATAAGGAACAGGGCTACATGAGCCTCAAGGAGAGTCAG ATCTGCGTAGGTGTGGGCAGAAGCAAGGATGCTGATGGCTTCATCCGAGTTAGTAGCGGCAAGAAGAGAGGCCTGGTACCCGCGGATGCTCTGACGGAGATCTGA
- the STAC2 gene encoding SH3 and cysteine-rich domain-containing protein 2 isoform X1, which produces MTEMSEKENEPEDAATLPSPGTVSNLQETKLQRFKRSLSLKTILRSKSVENFFLRSGTELKCPTEVLLTPPTPLPPPSPPPVSTDPGLPNSARSPCPVQRPLAPLKPLRTHSFQEHVFKRASPCELCHQVIVGNSKQGLRCKTCKASVHLWCSEEISHQQCPGKTSTSFRRNFSSPLLVHEPPSACTRESPPAGASGKVDPIYETLRYGTSLALMNRSSFSSTSESPTRSLSERDELAEDGEGSIRSSEEGASDSVFTPPTENEVTGPEEKSPGQQQASKGTIRKDVGPMYSYVALYKFLPQEHNDLALQPGDRIMLVDDSNEDWWKGKIGDRVGFFPANFVQRVRPGESVWRCCQPFSGNKEQGYMSLKESQICVGVGRSKDADGFIRVSSGKKRGLVPADALTEI; this is translated from the exons CTTCAACGTTTCAAGCGTTCCCTATCCCTCAAGACCATCCTTCGAAGCAAGAGTGTGGAGAATTTTTTCCTTCGCTCAGGCACTGAGCTCAAGTGCCCAACGGAAGTGCTGCTGACCCCCCCAACCCCATTGCCACCTCCCTCACCCCCACCTGTATCCACTGATCCAGGCCTTCCCAACTCTGCCCGATCCCCTTGTCCAGTCCAGCGTCCTTTGGCACCTCTCAAGCCCCTGAGGACCCACAGCTTCCAAGAGCATGTCTTCAAACGTGCCAGCCCCTGTGAACTCTGCCACCAGGTTATCGTGG GCAACTCCAAGCAGGGCTTACGATGTAAGACGTGCAAAGCCAGCGTCCACCTCTGGTGCTCTGAGGAAATCTCCCACCAGCAGTGCCCAGGCAAAACG TCCACCTCTTTCCGTAGGAACTTCAGCTCCCCTCTCCTGGTGCATGAGCCACCCTCAGCCTGTACCCGAGAGTCTCCCCCAGCGG GTGCCAGTGGGAAAGTGGATCCCATTTATGAGACCCTGCGCTATGGTACCTCCTTGGCATTAATGAACCGCTCAAGCTTCAGCAGCACTTCAGAGTCTCCCACCCGAAGCCTG AGTGAGCGGGATGAATTGGCAGAGGATGGGGAGGGTAGCATCCGTAGCTCAGAGGAGGGTGCCAGTGACAGTG TCTTTACTCCACCAACTGAGAATGAAGTGACAGGACCTGAGGAGAAAAGTCCTGGACAACAGCAG GCTTCCAAGGGCACCATTCGGAAGGACGTGGGCCCCATGTATTCCTATGTCGCCCTCTACAAGTTTTTGCCCCAAGAGCATAATGACCTGGCTCTGCA GCCTGGAGATCGGATCATGCTTGTGGACGATTCTAACGAGGACTGGTGGAAG GGCAAGATCGGCGACCGTGTCGGCTTCTTCCCAGCCAATTTTGTGCAGCGGGTGAGGCCAGGAGAAAGTGTATGGCGGTGCTGCCAGCCATTTTCTGGGAATAAGGAACAGGGCTACATGAGCCTCAAGGAGAGTCAG ATCTGCGTAGGTGTGGGCAGAAGCAAGGATGCTGATGGCTTCATCCGAGTTAGTAGCGGCAAGAAGAGAGGCCTGGTACCCGCGGATGCTCTGACGGAGATCTGA